Part of the Drosophila santomea strain STO CAGO 1482 chromosome 2L, Prin_Dsan_1.1, whole genome shotgun sequence genome is shown below.
AATGAATGCGATAACCGAGATGGAATTAGTTCAATCTGATTTGAGTGTAATATATATGCCGCCCTGGGAGAACTAGTTCTTGGTAGCACTTGCAATATAATTTCACTAGCCAtataattcattaatttttaataacgTTAATGGTAATGGAATTCACCCTAATAAATGCAATTCCTTCCTTGAGCCAGAATGTTAAGTGGGAATGTTGAAGTTCATGTTAATGGTATGTTAATGGGGACAatctggaactggaactggtTCCGGGGACAAACAGCTGGCTTGCACTACCATCGCTAATTcgcataaaatataaaaacattcCCAGAAAACACAGAAATAGTAATAGTTAGAAATGATTATATATGGCGTCTACATAGTTAGTAAATCGGGTGGCCTTATATTCAACCTGGACAACAATGTGCCGCGCATAGAGCATGAAAAGACCTTCACATACCCACTGGATTTGGTGCTGGACTACGATTCCAAGAAGGTGTCGGTGTCGTTCAACAGAAAGGATGGAATAAATGGTGGGTGTGTCTGGGAATTCTAGAAATATGTATATCCCGCTCACTATATGCTTACAAACAGTTGGCCATGTCCTGGTGGCGGTCAACGGTATGCCTGTGAATGGAGTCACCCTGGATGATGGACGCGATGTGAGGACAACACTGGAGGCACCGGAGAACTATCCCATTAACCTGAAGTTCAGCCGGCCAAAGATGACCACCAACGAGAAAATCTTCCTGGCCAGCATGTTCTACCCGCTGTTCGCCATCGCCAGCCAACTGAGCCCCGAGCCCAAGAGTTCCGGCATCGAGCTGCTGGAGGCGGACACCTTTACGCTGCACTGCTTCCAAACGCTGACCGGGATCAAGTTCATTATAATCTCGGAAACGGGTCTCAATGGCGTCGATCTGCTGCTGCGAAAGGTGTACGAGCTGTACTCGGACTACGTTCTCAAGAACCCCTTCTACTCCCTGGAGATGCCCATCCGATGCGAGCTCTTCGACAACAAGCTCCAAGAGCTCCTCGCCCAGGTCGAGAAAACGGGCATTAGCAATATCGATAAATAAACGTTAGTTAGACTTTGtaaattgttaattatttGTCTTCTGCTAGGATCAGGGTTATGTTCAATGTGGGAACTAGAATATATTCTTCTGCAGTTTATTTGTTCGAAGTTAAGTTTGTGAATTCCAGTTATCTGAGCTGTTTCAAATATTGGTATAACTTATTGGAAAAGCATTATTAGTAGGAAATACAGTTTTAGTATCGAAAGTGGTTGctgaaaattggaaaatattcgtatttttattaaaaaacatgtTACTAGTAAAAATGCCAGAGTTAAACGATTTACATTCATATTCTCcactgtttattttgtttttgtttttattcattCAGCCATCttagaaatattttgtatattatacatattcaTATAAAAATAGTTCTTtgttt
Proteins encoded:
- the LOC120458571 gene encoding trafficking protein particle complex subunit 4; this encodes MIIYGVYIVSKSGGLIFNLDNNVPRIEHEKTFTYPLDLVLDYDSKKVSVSFNRKDGINVGHVLVAVNGMPVNGVTLDDGRDVRTTLEAPENYPINLKFSRPKMTTNEKIFLASMFYPLFAIASQLSPEPKSSGIELLEADTFTLHCFQTLTGIKFIIISETGLNGVDLLLRKVYELYSDYVLKNPFYSLEMPIRCELFDNKLQELLAQVEKTGISNIDK